From Quercus lobata isolate SW786 chromosome 11, ValleyOak3.0 Primary Assembly, whole genome shotgun sequence:
tttttttgggtgacattttgttgtgttcctaggcttctttttttgtttagtcaaatttagtAAGCCAAAACTCATTGTTTTAGGCACAATTTTCTTCCAttggccttttattttatttttaaatacacgGTTAAAAGTGGTTAGCCAAATTTAAAACAATAGCAATTTACCacctaagatttattatgaaaatattgtgaacgtaacattactctaaaataaaataataaaatatcagacTAGGACTCACCATAggtaaaaataaaggtattgtaaaaatatcgtcacttgttgttgtgtttctagacttcttttttggtttattcaatttgttgaactaaaattcattatttaatgcataatttttttaggttgattTGTTTTTACACATtgtttcaagttttcaaaaaaaaaataaaaataaacacacacacacacacacacacactgttttacacacataacacacacaaATTGACGAAGTAACACTTTCCTCCTTTATGTTCTGGATAGTTGCATTCCCCTCTaaagtaaagttgaataatttcatcatttatattttgtaaatgtgCATATACCCATATTGTTCTCTCTTAGTTAAAccctaacaaaatcttataattcctaaaatattCTATTGTGCAATGTCTAATATACTTctactaaattttaatgtcccaaaaaatttctttgtgtattttgaattttatgtggTAGACTGGTAGTCATGCTTGgaaagttagaatgatgatatatggtattctatttgttacctagagaacactaatttatcaggtttaaatcttctacacttataattttatctaataaaaactTTGATGACATAtgtcttttcttattttgttcttattttaatttattttcctactTAAAAGggtattcattaaaaataagtaagcTAGCTAAACACCGTAGTTAGACACATAAACTAAGAtaataaagaatgaaatatgaataaaaaaatcttcattGTAGATGAttgcaaatatttaatttaatgaagatcttcaaaaaaattgtagcatatattatcattcattacgaaaatttaaatattgttgaAAGATGATGACATTCATTATCattctttgtagcattttttggttaatagaTATTACATTTAGTAAATAAGTTCTAAAAAATTGTCATAGTACATAGATATTCAAAtagctattttaaatttaagtacatgacttcatacttcttcaaaaacaaaaaatttatattaattctCTCACTAAAGTGCCAGCACGTGCAACCcacactagtatatatatatatatatatatatatatatatataaaagctttGGAAACCACACATTTTTACATGTTatattctaatatattttttaattaaatttaaattttattctatatgttattttataatataacatgttatttaaatttaaaatcacacaattttatatgttattttagaattatggtacattaatttttttaaatagtgaaatatataattctatatacaaatacaattataaaaatgtcTAAAATCATGTTATGGTAAACTTTTGTGTGAATGAATGCATGGGTTACagacttttatatatatatatatatatatatatatatgaaaaatgttatacatATGGCAATGCATACACTAGTATACAGTAGGAGTAAAATTAAACTCGATCCTGATTATTCAAACTCAAAACAGTTAAAGTTCCTAAACATGGGATGCTTCACAAAAAGCCAAGGGGGGGACCAAACCCCAGTAGATATAATTTTTGATGAAGCAGGTCTTATTCGAACAGCATTTATATATAATGGCCTGTATCAATCCTAATTCTaagatttgataatttttttttttttttttttttgatactatcAGCATATTACCCTACATCTCTATCAATCAATAGGTAGTTTAGAGGTAAAAGAATGAATATGGCAGtcttaattattatattacctgtttttctctttctttaatttttttaccaacCACAGTTATATATTAGTTGCATGGTCCATATAACGTCCGACAGAAAGATTTTGATTATCCTACCGACTACCGTGATGTCCCATTGATGTCTGCCATCGATGGCTCAGTTTCTTAGTTGAATATTCGGTTAGTGGGTCTTATAGTAATTGCCACTCTTAAATATAAAACACCAAAACACATATAAAGAGAAGATCAGAGAAAGATAGAACGTAGACGAATGTGTGTATTCTATAAAGTATTCTAGTATCCCTCTTGATCAAACTCAAAGTGGATTTTTGAAGTTGACTGAAGTTAAAATGTGACCGGCGATAAAGCAGAATTTGGAAACTGTATGGATAACAAATTCTAGGCGGAGTACTGATCgatggaacatatatatatatatatatatatatattgacatgTGTATGTCAAATCTTGACGTTTAAGTTTAGCACTGTAGGGACGATTGGTCATACGTACACATGGTCGAAAGACTTCTTTTTAGTAtcacaatttttatattattacttTTGTAACATCTCTTTGACCTGGtaaattgtgattaattttttattaatttacattaaccacttcttttctttttattattcacAATTAATTAACCACATAAGAGAGGATATCTGCACAATGGTGAAATTTCCAATAGAGAAGGGCAATGGCGGAGAGAAtattatagttaaaaaaataatatataaagcgTCTGATTCTACAATCTATCTATATTACCatgtcaaaatataaaaaatgacaaaatttaagtACAGTACTTTAGGTTCTCCTTTTAAGATTTAGTCATGTGATTActtaacttaaaaatatactAGATTCCCATAAGAAAAAACATCCACATGATAGAATCTTAAAatgggaacctaaggaacagcacataaatactgtacctaaattttgctttataaaaaaatagttactaATAATAGCGATGTGGCAATGCAAAGGGGAACATGATCATCTCCATTTagaaaattgttgttttcatTCACtttataatttagattttatttttggatttaataGTGTATaagtcatttaaaaattttaaaggatTCACTAGACTATATATACACTTTTAGATATGTAGAAGCTAACCTAGATCGTGAAATTGGCAAAATGGACGAGGGAAGGGTTGCAAAGGGGCCATGTGCCCCTCAACTTGCCTTTTAATTTCATCCCTccttttacttcaaaaattataaaaggttTTAATTTACTTAATGACCCTTAGGATATATATTAAGAATAATTATATTATGACCTATTCAAAGGCCTAGAATGTCATTTAGGtacattttaatattactttttatatCTAACTCAAATAAGGTGCATATAAAACATATGACTACACGAATagattagaaaatctcttttaaaAGCAAAAGCCTAAACTTTTGAAGAACATCAATTATgataaaagtaatttaaaagTAGAACAcacttaacatttttcttaagtTGATTGTATTAActagtttataaattttaatattcatgTCTCAAGGTATAAGTAAATTATGGGAAACCATGTCAATGATGAATATTTTAAGGGAAAATTTGTTTAAGATTTATAAATCACTATCCCGTCATCTATCTTGAATGTTAAATTGTAAACCACttagagcattcttatcaagCAGTGTATATGTTAAAAGATGCtcttttttagcatttataaccCAAAAACGTGCTCCATCAAAGATTGtatatcttaaaaattttgcaatactgctacagtgcgGTCTCAAAAATAAGACCGCACTGTAGCACtatgctataattttttattaatttctttctctctctcactgccGTGTTTGTCTCTTTCCAagtctcttctctctcctctctcacttctCCTTTGTCACTCTCTCTCGTGCTCTCCGTCCCTCTCTCCTTCTGGTGTCTCTCTCTCTGGCATGCCCTCCATAGCTCGCCAAAACATGCCGCCGCCGTTATTCTCCAAACCCACATGCTCtctcctcctcatcatcatcgCCGTTATCTCCATCCCCACTGTCCGATTCGAATACGGTTCCTCCACCATCCGATTACCCTCCAATCTCTGCGCTATCTCCATACCCACATGCCGCCGCCGATCTCGTGCTCTCCATCCAATCCTTCttactctttctttcattttttctccgcctctctttttccttttatctctGCATCTCGAGTTCGTGGGTCTTGGGTGTGGCCGGGATGCGATGCTGGGTGTGGTTGGGCTGCGGTGGTTTTTCATGGATTGTGGGTCTATACGGTGGTTCGTGGTGGGTTTCTGCGGTGGTTCAGTGAGTGGGTTTTGCAATTTTGATGTCGGTGAGTTTTAATTTCAAtggttttgattgattttggtgGGTTCTTGATTTCGCGGCTGGGTTTGTGGGTTGATCGGGGTGGTTTTGGGCGCTGGGTGTGGGTTGTTCGGGGTGGTTTTGTGATTCTTTGATTTGGTGGCTTTGGatgtggaggtttttttttttttttttttttttttttttttttttttttttttctgttgttGTTTGTGGTTGTGGCGATGGTGGGTGGATGTGGTGGTTTTGATATGGGTGGGTGGATATGGTGGCCGGTGGTGCTGGGTTGTgaaagagagacagaggagagagagacagagaaagagagaggaagaataaaaaaagaataaagatagaatatttaaatgaagtgttaaaaaaattagaagtttTGATGTAAAGAAGATTATAAAGTGGtgtgttatatgttataaaattaGGTTTTGAGAGggtaaatgctaaattttttagaatgcttaatgagaatgctcttaaaAAGGATCAAGAATTGAaccaagataaaaaaaaaaatatatatatatatatatatatatatatattaagtggTGTGCCTTTATGTTAGAACcactttctctcttccttgtatgtgtgtttgtttctttaaaaaaaaaaattgtgtgcatgtagaaagaattttttaaatttataataagaatcATATAGAAAGATAGTTTGCTAGAAAATTTAGTATAGCATCACTATAAATGATTTTAGTACCATAAAAGAACAAGGAACACAACTTTTTTTAGTTAaagctaatttttaggaaaatatttttttgagttgtagaaagattattttgatataaaatttactATAAATGATAcaataacatatattttttcttttttgagaaaaatatgtTAGATCATGTACACAAACATACTTTacatgtatatacatatatttagcCCTCCAAAAAGTTGGTTTTTcgttatatacatatatatatatatatatatatatttatttatttatcatccCCTCTCCCCAGGAAAATTTTTTCCTTCACCACtgattagaaagaaataaaaagaagatgagatagttaaagaaattattaaattataaacatactaataatagataataagaaaaaaaaggaaaagtaaaagaaCATAGAGAATTACCATGGTTTATGATTTATATCCAGCATATTCCATTCCAAAATAGGGTGATGTTTATTATATACTACTTGTTGCACACATCTTCACACTTGTGTGAAAATTGCACTAAAAACATTATTTGAAGTTACGattttcaaattgaaaaccATGACTTTAGTCATGATTTTAGTGCAATTTTTAGGTGGTGCAACAAGTATTTTCCATCCGAAATAACTAAATCTCTACCACTCAATCTTgtatgttatattaatttgaaatagatatatttcataatttagatcaaataatataaatttaaagatGTATCTAAGGTCATGTTACtgttaaattaaataaaattttaattatgaaatgtACTCTATTCCAGTCCATGTATGATTAAGTTGTTCTAGTATTCTCAAAGCTAATGATTGCATAACAGTTTTTCAATGAATCCTTACTTTATGATACTATGTTatcaaaaataaagttttttttttttttttttggagaagaatatCAAATATAAAGTAAAACACGACAGACCCATTTAATTAGAGtgaaaactgaaacataaaCTTACTTTTCCTTTATAGTCGGTAACTGATCTGATCTACCTCATACAAGTTTAACATAGCCCAATTAGCATTGCAAAATCCAGGATATATAGCTTGAACCGAAGAACCATGAAAGCTAATACCATGAAAATTCTCTTTTCCAATTCACTTCATCATTGCTGAAATAAAACCCATCCTCTCTCACCAACCAAGAGCACTTCCTAAGAGGACCACAGCGATAAATATCCCTGGGAACCTTAAACGCATCAAAACTCTTCCTCTTTTGGTCCCATTTCATGTTGCATAAGAAATGAGTGGTGCCCCATAAGTTGGTCCTGAGTCTCCAGCTGAAGTCGTCGTGCTCTTGGAGTGCACGCCCTCCGAGATCACTGTCTTTGGATGCACACCAAATCACCAAAGGAAGCGAGTCGTTGTTTGTGAAGCCATTGACCACACGAACGTCATATTCCCTGCCATGTAACTGGTCAGGTTGTAATATTAGCATGTAAACAACCAACAATGCAATTGCGAAGGAGAAAGGAAGCATAAGACTGATGGCAATCTTCATGTTGTTCGGGTGATAGTGCAATGATAGTGGTGTTCCCACTTTTGAGAATGCATATTATATAAAGCAATAacatttgtactttttttttttttttttttaagaaaaaataacatttgTACTTCATGTGCAATTCTTTAGGAAAATTATGTGCTTCCAAAGCACAATAATTTGGTGTCCCTCCTCTCATATTTATAGTAGattgtaatattaattttattagtgAAATGTACCATAAATGTAAGAGGAGTAAATACTATGTATGCCACCGTGCTCTAGGAGGATGTATTACTTACTCTAAATCTGTTATTTGTAAAGGTTATTTCTATATGTGTGCAAATATTAAAGTGTAGcttatttgtatttttagcAAAAGGAGAAAGTGTAATATTTGTATGTTACTTTTAAATCAATTAACTCTCCTTTTTTTGGTAGATTTGGTGCTttacataacaaatttcatctcattattattattattattattattatttgaatttggGCTATTGCACCATGCAATTACCATCTCTATGTGATATTTAAGAGCTAATAGGGTAAAAAAATAAGGTTAAGAAAGATTTTTCCCTATCAATTTTAACATCTCACATGAGGTGATAATTAAATGATGCATAGTTCTAGCTATTGTACTATATTTCagtccattttttttcttcatttaataaactacttattaaaaaaaaatcaagtatcATGAATATGCATGAGCAATGAATTATAAAGAA
This genomic window contains:
- the LOC115967757 gene encoding S-protein homolog 5-like; this translates as MKIAISLMLPFSFAIALLVVYMLILQPDQLHGREYDVRVVNGFTNNDSLPLVIWCASKDSDLGGRALQEHDDFSWRLRTNLWGTTHFLCNMKWDQKRKSFDAFKVPRDIYRCGPLRKCSWLVREDGFYFSNDEVNWKREFSWY